The following coding sequences lie in one Nitrospirota bacterium genomic window:
- a CDS encoding 4Fe-4S dicluster domain-containing protein produces the protein MDKKNKNNIIQKPCSRRTFLKGATAGLASLALPAGNADASVWEAFFQKHFKEMDDDEIQSVIKRLQKEYADNYGVNFNIKNTKPLEGTLFGYGLDLSRCIGCRRCVYACVKENNQSVQPQIHWITVLRFKKGEKYVSNFEESEAYYAPKEVPEEGHFYMPIQCQQCENPPCVKVCPTQATWKERDGIVVVDYNWCIGCRYCMAACPYGARHFNWGKPNRSREEYNTETHYLGNRPRYKGVVEKCTFCIQRTREGKYPACVEICPVGARKFGNLLDPNSEIRYCIENKRVFRLKEDLNTSPKFYYFFAD, from the coding sequence ATGGACAAAAAAAACAAAAATAACATCATACAAAAACCCTGCAGCAGAAGAACATTTCTTAAGGGAGCAACCGCCGGGCTTGCATCCTTAGCATTGCCGGCAGGCAATGCAGATGCGTCTGTCTGGGAGGCGTTCTTCCAGAAGCATTTCAAGGAAATGGATGATGACGAGATCCAGTCTGTCATAAAACGTCTGCAGAAAGAATACGCAGATAATTACGGCGTAAATTTTAACATAAAAAACACAAAGCCTCTTGAAGGCACTCTCTTCGGGTATGGATTGGATCTTTCAAGGTGCATAGGCTGCAGGAGATGCGTTTATGCATGCGTAAAGGAAAACAATCAGTCCGTGCAGCCGCAGATTCACTGGATAACAGTGCTACGGTTTAAGAAGGGGGAAAAATACGTAAGCAACTTTGAGGAATCAGAGGCATATTATGCCCCCAAAGAGGTTCCTGAAGAAGGTCATTTTTATATGCCGATTCAATGCCAGCAGTGCGAAAACCCGCCGTGCGTAAAGGTATGTCCCACGCAGGCAACATGGAAAGAACGCGACGGGATTGTTGTAGTTGACTATAACTGGTGCATCGGATGCAGATACTGTATGGCAGCCTGTCCGTATGGTGCGAGACATTTCAACTGGGGCAAACCGAACAGGTCCAGGGAGGAATACAATACCGAAACCCACTATCTTGGTAATCGTCCCAGATACAAGGGGGTTGTAGAAAAATGCACCTTCTGTATTCAGAGAACGAGGGAAGGGAAATACCCTGCGTGCGTTGAGATCTGCCCGGTTGGAGCCAGGAAATTCGGCAACCTGTTAGACCCAAACAGTGAGATACGTTACTGTATTGAAAATAAAAGAGTCTTCCGTCTCAAGGAAGACCTGAATACATCGCCGAAGTTTTATTACTTCTTTGCTGATTAG
- the nrfD gene encoding polysulfide reductase NrfD — MVHGAEWTTKELFTYPNEYIYWTIQIVMYPLMTGFVAGAFVLSSLYHVFGQKDIKDLAKFSLVFSFALLIVAPMPLLFHLQQPQRNTEVFFTPHFTSAIAAFGMVYLIYMMIVAAEVWFVYRKHFVEQAIALIGKGGLINFVNRLIFNLLTLGAYDIGEQAVHKDEKLIKVLAGIGIPVAFFLHGYAGFIFGSVKANALWTTPLMPIIFIMSAVVSGVALCMVTYIVIMEWKKFRAKKKHEDQVSVEIKGAEVDVIRKTSKYLIAAMIAAMTLEMLDLVFRGYTAMKSWDILRSVIYGKDFFNIFVLQYLCGNLIPFILLLIPGLTIRRAVIATLLVLLGVFMMRWNVVIGGQAFSNSYAGYMHYSMPIIPHNLEAFKEGAAGALVIAILPFVFFWFFNKFAPSLKFKRDNNE, encoded by the coding sequence ATTGTTCACGGCGCAGAGTGGACGACTAAAGAGTTGTTTACATATCCCAACGAATATATATACTGGACCATCCAGATTGTAATGTATCCGTTGATGACGGGGTTTGTTGCAGGCGCCTTTGTATTGTCGTCTCTTTATCATGTCTTCGGGCAGAAAGATATCAAAGACCTTGCCAAGTTTTCGCTGGTCTTTTCCTTTGCCCTTCTTATCGTTGCCCCGATGCCGCTTCTTTTTCATTTGCAGCAGCCTCAGAGAAATACGGAGGTCTTTTTCACTCCCCACTTCACATCAGCTATTGCCGCATTCGGCATGGTTTACCTCATTTACATGATGATAGTCGCTGCAGAGGTATGGTTTGTCTACAGAAAACACTTTGTTGAACAGGCAATAGCCCTTATAGGAAAGGGCGGGCTGATTAATTTTGTCAACAGGTTAATCTTTAATCTCCTTACCCTCGGCGCCTATGATATCGGAGAGCAAGCTGTTCACAAAGACGAAAAATTAATCAAGGTACTTGCAGGCATCGGTATCCCTGTGGCGTTTTTTCTGCATGGTTATGCAGGATTTATCTTTGGCTCGGTTAAGGCAAATGCCCTCTGGACGACGCCGCTTATGCCGATCATATTTATTATGTCCGCAGTGGTCTCGGGAGTAGCCCTCTGCATGGTTACATATATTGTGATAATGGAATGGAAGAAATTCAGGGCCAAGAAAAAACATGAGGATCAGGTTTCCGTAGAGATAAAAGGCGCGGAAGTTGACGTTATACGGAAGACTTCAAAATACCTCATAGCCGCCATGATTGCGGCAATGACCCTTGAGATGCTGGACCTTGTATTCAGGGGTTATACTGCCATGAAGTCATGGGACATACTCCGCTCGGTCATTTACGGCAAGGACTTTTTTAATATCTTTGTGCTCCAGTACCTCTGCGGCAACCTCATTCCTTTCATACTCCTCCTGATACCCGGACTGACAATAAGAAGGGCGGTTATCGCAACGTTGCTTGTTCTGTTAGGGGTGTTTATGATGAGGTGGAACGTTGTAATCGGCGGACAGGCATTTTCCAATTCATACGCCGGCTATATGCACTATAGTATGCCGATTATCCCGCACAATCTTGAAGCTTTTAAGGAAGGTGCCGCAGGAGCGCTTGTTATTGCCATTCTGCCGTTTGTTTTTTTCTGGTTCTTCAATAAATTTGCGCCTTCTTTAAAATTCAAGAGAGATAATAATGAATAA
- a CDS encoding cytochrome bc complex cytochrome b subunit, which translates to MWQKIINYLDERIGCESFVQDKLKGYKVPKETNILYTLGIVSLVAYMVQAVSGYFLLVYYIPHPDYAFKSVQEIMNSVPFGWLLRMIHIVVSNLMVVVVTLHLISIFMLLAYKKPRELTWVAGVCLLLITLIFCLSGYLLPWSQRSFWATTIVTNIPTAFPVAGDYIANLLRGGELVTGTTLSRFFALHVAFLPPIFLSIVGFHVFLVKHLGFSASPLNTQGEKMTEGYPFYPYFLLKQVFMIMVFFATVFFVITFMPTFFIPEAANTPADPFKTPISIKPEWYFLAPYQMFKIIPNKFFGISMQILLTVVFLLWPFLETKNEKNIFKRPFLLALLIVAVIMWLSLTVWGKYS; encoded by the coding sequence ATGTGGCAGAAGATAATAAACTATCTGGATGAAAGAATAGGCTGTGAATCATTTGTTCAAGACAAACTGAAAGGGTACAAAGTCCCCAAAGAGACTAATATATTATATACCCTCGGGATTGTCAGCTTAGTCGCATATATGGTCCAGGCTGTTTCAGGATACTTTCTCCTCGTCTACTATATACCTCATCCCGACTATGCATTCAAAAGCGTACAGGAGATAATGAATAGTGTCCCTTTCGGCTGGCTTCTGAGGATGATACATATTGTAGTCAGCAACCTTATGGTTGTAGTTGTAACCCTGCACCTCATATCAATTTTCATGCTGCTTGCGTATAAGAAACCAAGGGAATTAACATGGGTAGCAGGTGTGTGTCTGCTGTTAATCACGCTTATATTCTGCCTCAGTGGTTATTTGCTGCCATGGAGCCAGAGGAGTTTCTGGGCAACAACTATTGTCACCAATATACCTACGGCTTTCCCTGTGGCAGGTGATTATATTGCCAATCTCCTGAGAGGCGGAGAGTTAGTGACAGGAACGACGCTGTCAAGATTTTTTGCCCTGCATGTAGCATTCCTGCCGCCTATTTTCCTGTCTATTGTCGGATTCCATGTCTTTCTGGTAAAGCACCTGGGGTTTTCCGCTTCTCCCCTCAACACTCAGGGAGAAAAAATGACTGAAGGATATCCGTTCTATCCGTACTTTTTATTAAAACAGGTTTTTATGATTATGGTGTTTTTTGCCACGGTGTTCTTTGTGATAACATTTATGCCTACCTTCTTCATCCCTGAGGCTGCAAATACACCGGCTGATCCTTTTAAGACGCCGATTTCCATAAAGCCTGAGTGGTATTTCCTTGCTCCGTATCAGATGTTTAAAATTATTCCCAATAAATTTTTTGGCATATCCATGCAGATATTACTTACTGTGGTTTTCTTGCTATGGCCATTTTTAGAAACAAAAAACGAAAAAAACATTTTTAAACGCCCGTTTCTTCTCGCTCTTTTAATAGTAGCGGTGATAATGTGGTTATCCTTGACTGTCTGGGGGAAATACTCGTGA
- a CDS encoding 4Fe-4S dicluster domain-containing protein, with product MTRRGFIITIVKGAALAALPAGALKVLSPSEVMAAIKETPVLWGFVVDTYKCVGCGLCVKACKQENEIPLEVPVSRTWVERYIILKDGRVLIDSPHAGANGFTSQKVNNIEVNPENIAKAFFVPKLCNQCENPPCVQVCPVGATYKTTDGVILIDRKWCIGCGYCIQSCPYGARFFNPILRVAEKCTFCYHRISQGMKTACVDACPFGARQIGNLKDRNDPVTKIIQNERVSVLKDAFGTKPQVYYIGMDENVR from the coding sequence ATGACAAGAAGAGGATTTATAATAACCATTGTTAAAGGAGCTGCACTTGCTGCGCTGCCTGCAGGCGCCTTGAAGGTCTTAAGCCCTTCTGAAGTAATGGCAGCCATAAAAGAAACCCCTGTCCTGTGGGGTTTTGTCGTTGACACATATAAATGTGTCGGCTGCGGCTTGTGCGTCAAGGCCTGCAAACAGGAAAATGAGATTCCTCTTGAAGTGCCTGTTTCAAGGACGTGGGTGGAGAGATATATAATACTAAAAGACGGCAGGGTGTTGATTGACTCTCCGCATGCAGGTGCAAACGGTTTTACCTCGCAGAAGGTCAACAATATAGAAGTGAACCCCGAGAATATTGCAAAGGCGTTTTTTGTACCCAAGCTCTGCAACCAGTGTGAAAACCCGCCATGTGTGCAGGTTTGTCCGGTAGGCGCAACGTATAAAACGACAGACGGCGTGATACTGATTGACAGAAAGTGGTGCATAGGCTGCGGCTACTGTATTCAGTCATGCCCTTACGGCGCAAGGTTTTTCAATCCCATACTTAGGGTAGCTGAGAAGTGCACATTCTGCTACCACCGTATTTCTCAGGGCATGAAGACTGCCTGCGTAGATGCCTGTCCGTTTGGCGCGCGTCAGATAGGAAACCTTAAAGACCGCAACGACCCTGTAACAAAAATCATCCAGAATGAAAGGGTGTCTGTCCTGAAAGATGCATTCGGGACAAAACCCCAGGTTTACTACATTGGGATGGACGAAAACGTGAGGTAA
- a CDS encoding cytochrome C: MKSHVWRPLWVAIGLVVVILIARSFVVPSDFGVGDRGFMYSYHRKSNLNEWKAFKVKYRTKEYCKDCHEDKYKSNMASKHKVIQCENCHGPAIEHPENPEKLIVDKSRELCIRCHAYLPYASSMRSKIKGINPVEHNPDDGCSACHDPHNPDI; the protein is encoded by the coding sequence TTGAAAAGTCATGTATGGCGTCCATTATGGGTTGCAATAGGGCTTGTAGTGGTAATCCTTATTGCAAGGTCATTTGTAGTCCCTTCGGATTTCGGTGTTGGAGACAGGGGATTCATGTATAGTTATCACAGGAAAAGCAATCTGAATGAATGGAAGGCATTTAAGGTTAAATACCGGACAAAAGAATACTGCAAAGACTGCCACGAAGATAAATATAAATCCAATATGGCATCCAAGCACAAGGTTATACAGTGCGAAAACTGCCATGGGCCGGCAATAGAGCATCCTGAAAATCCCGAGAAACTAATTGTTGATAAAAGCAGGGAACTGTGTATCAGGTGCCATGCATACCTGCCTTACGCATCAAGCATGAGGTCAAAGATTAAAGGGATAAACCCGGTAGAACATAACCCTGATGACGGGTGCAGCGCTTGCCACGATCCGCACAACCCTGATATATAA
- a CDS encoding Rieske 2Fe-2S domain-containing protein, producing the protein MKRRGFLKLLTFVLGSAAVGAFAYPLVRFLTPHEAKTTGEQVTVKKSDLPLGEGKEIVFGGTPAIVVNVKGMGYIALSRICTHLGCLVEYNKEINRFICPCHAGTFSIEGHIISGPPPKPLTRLLLNVQGENIIIG; encoded by the coding sequence ATGAAGAGACGTGGTTTTTTAAAACTTCTGACTTTTGTTTTAGGCTCGGCGGCCGTGGGCGCCTTTGCTTATCCGTTAGTACGGTTTCTTACCCCCCATGAGGCAAAGACAACAGGAGAACAGGTAACAGTCAAAAAGAGCGATTTACCTCTCGGCGAAGGAAAAGAAATTGTCTTTGGCGGCACCCCTGCCATTGTGGTAAACGTAAAAGGCATGGGCTATATAGCCCTGTCAAGAATCTGCACACACCTTGGATGCCTTGTTGAATATAATAAAGAGATAAACAGATTTATCTGCCCCTGTCATGCAGGCACCTTCAGCATTGAGGGACACATCATATCAGGGCCGCCCCCAAAACCGCTGACGAGGCTGCTTCTGAATGTGCAGGGGGAGAATATAATAATAGGATAG
- a CDS encoding cytochrome C produces the protein MRYFILPALIALLFSYPATAGYKEAFEKEFLYKSWGGEELEVNACIECHSSNSMRPEFRSIPQEWKMSWHYQNNVMCHDCHGGDYKDATMSMSHQRGFVGTPKPADIPQFCGKCHIGILRNYLESGHGKALLATGKGPNCVICHGSHNIQKTTMDIINEGRCTKCHSYERAKIMKQALFVTENKIKEIDSQLESLKTEGIYTGNEKRELFSTQAEFHALFHTIDADLVKQRTDEFMQRLNAIEAKIKESIDEIHFRKNFSTFLMLIFIGLSVVVGLLAKTYKD, from the coding sequence GTGAGATATTTTATTCTTCCGGCGCTCATAGCTTTATTGTTTTCGTATCCGGCAACCGCAGGATACAAAGAAGCCTTTGAGAAAGAATTCTTATATAAATCGTGGGGCGGCGAAGAACTGGAGGTAAATGCTTGCATTGAATGCCATTCCTCCAACAGCATGAGACCCGAATTCCGGAGCATCCCGCAGGAATGGAAGATGAGCTGGCATTACCAGAACAATGTAATGTGCCATGACTGCCACGGCGGCGACTACAAGGATGCAACTATGTCAATGTCGCATCAAAGGGGGTTTGTCGGGACTCCCAAACCTGCGGATATACCGCAGTTCTGCGGGAAGTGTCACATAGGTATTCTGAGGAATTATCTTGAAAGCGGACACGGCAAGGCGTTGCTTGCCACAGGGAAAGGACCGAACTGTGTTATCTGTCACGGCTCCCACAACATACAAAAAACAACCATGGATATTATTAATGAAGGCAGATGCACAAAGTGCCACTCGTACGAAAGGGCAAAGATTATGAAACAGGCGCTTTTTGTAACGGAAAATAAAATAAAAGAGATTGACAGCCAGCTTGAAAGCCTGAAGACAGAAGGAATATATACCGGTAATGAAAAGCGGGAGCTGTTCAGCACACAGGCAGAGTTTCACGCCTTGTTTCACACAATTGATGCCGACCTCGTAAAACAGAGGACCGATGAATTTATGCAGCGGCTAAACGCTATTGAGGCAAAGATAAAAGAATCAATTGATGAAATTCACTTCAGGAAAAACTTTTCCACCTTCCTTATGCTTATCTTTATCGGGCTGAGTGTGGTGGTTGGCCTGCTTGCAAAGACATACAAAGATTAA